The DNA region GATGACCTAGCACTATCATCCCTTTTCCTCTTTGCCAAAATAGATGAAGGAGTGTTTGGGTGacctcaacaacaacagcaaaagGGGCAACCTCAACAACAAGTTCACCTCTTTCTCCAATAGTAAGAGCAGCAACAGACGATGGCACAAACCTACCCGCAAGTCTGACCTGATTCATGAGTGGCCTCTAGGAGAAGTCACCTATAATACCTGCAAAACAAGCAACGACGATAACACAAACAAGTGTTAGTAATTGGCTGATACCAGCTTTAGACACAAAAGAGGGCAAGGTTAGGCACTTTACCATCTAAGGCAATGAGGGGAtcacttgttgaagaaggagacaaaatgACCTGCGCGTCTAGCGATGCTGGCAGCTACTCCAAAATTGCTTTGTTGACCCTCTCCAGAAGGGTCAATAGATCCTTGTCATACGACTTGAACCTGGTAGGGTCAGACTACTAGTAGAACGAAAGTGGGACTCCTTGTCCCTATTGAACATCAGTGGCATACCATCATCCATGACACGAGTAGTCAAGaccttgaaaaaataataattaaaattgagaaaGTTGTTTGAATCAAACTCAAACAACTTCTTGGACACATTGTTCAAGGAGTCGGCGAAAGATGTTTGAATAAAACTCAAACAACTTCTTAGACACATTGTTCAAGGAGTCTCATTCAATCTTGCCACTCATTTtcatttggaagaaaaataagaagaccAGTACAATATGCCGAATGTTGAAGAAAGGATACAAAATTTCAAAGGCTTGGACCATTGCACAACTATTTGGGTGGAGTTGAGAAAAGGCCATATTCAAGTGCTCTAACAGAGCACACTGAAAAGCGATCAAGGATAAAATGAGACCCAGGATCTGTACATAAAGAAGAAGGGTGGACGACCAAATGCCACCCTAAAAAAAGGAAATCATCACTCCAGCAAGCTTGAATGGCCAGCTTACAGGAGTCCTCAGGGTTTGCTAGATTCACCTAGCGTTGAAGCACAACGACACTCGCTGCCGAGGTGAGACAGGACTTGTATCTCCACCGTCGCTACCTCTCCTCACACCCCCAAAAGCAGAATGAGGGAGGATCATAGTAACTGGGACAAGCTTCCCGACAGCAATGGAAGGTCGCACCCTCTGCAAGGGTCAGAAGTGCCCCCACCAATCCAACGCGACACCCTTACCCTCTCCTAATAAGAGGACTCACTATCAGAGGCATCTCGGTgagtatcctccaatgaggaactatCAATCGAGATGACCTCTCGATCCATGATGGGTTGCTCAATCGAGCCCCCAGAGTCACTGCCACCTAGACCaatagcaaaataaaaaaaaaataaaaagagtaagACATGCTGGAAGACGAGAGTACCTTTAGAAATTGAAGGGAGAAGAGAGTGAAACCGAAAGCTAGAAAGCACAAAAGTAAGAAAGCAAGGAAGCAAGAAAGCAATGAATAGTGACTCGAAATCAAAAGTCCACTCCATTTAAAGGGAGACAGACTCTTCGGTAACAGGCAAGAGCTGAAGTGGTGCCCTAAAATTTTGCACCACGAAGCTCCCCCACTCACGCACAACCGCTACTCCAATACGTGTCCATTCTGCAAGTAACACGTATGCAAAAGTACTGCGCGTGTGCCGCACACGTCTATAGCAGCAAATAGACGTTACATTTTGTCTTCAATGCACTATTTAACAGTCAGAAAAATGGTAGAGTTATCAAATTCGATGACTTATGTTACCTGACACGCTAACGACATGTCCATCACGGACAGCTTGACAAAAACATCCCAGACAACACTTGTCTAGGCTCGGGGCCTTGACAAGCCACATCGACTTGCAATTCTCTCACACTCGTTGAGGTTACCACACCCAACACCGAAAAACATTCGTCCATACTTGGGGCTTGAAAAATTCGTCACCCTCTGCTTGTCAAGACTACTACCCCCAACATCAGACAGACTCCCTCGACACAGGACAAATTCGTTCAGCATTGGACAACCTTTTTTGGCCTCAAGCCGGCTTAGAACTTGGGGGGCTTATGTACTGTACAGGAGCCACAAAATACATGTGACATCCTACATGACACTTTGAGACACGTGTCAACCATTCACATCAATCCTACTACAGGAGCACTGATGCTCGACTCTCAGCAGCCGAGCTCCCAACAAACAGGTTATCTCGAACCTATTAATATTCAAACGTATTTGAATATCTTATCTATTGgcaagtaattaattatttataagacCACACATTATCTATAAGGTACGATTATCTTCTACCTTTTATCTATAAGCAAATGTTTACCTTTAACATTATCTATAAGTTCCCGGCTACTATCTACAAGCCAAGAATTATCTACAAAAGCTATAACAGTCCCCTACAAACAAGGACTGACAGTCACGCTCCACTACTATAAATATAGGTTCCATCGAACCCTTTGTATCATCCAATCATCTCTCATTCGCTCACCCTTCGAGCTTAAGCATATTTGCTCTCATACGCATATACTTGCTTACTTCTCCTCACTCATATTCTTACTTGAGCATCAAAgtcttttgttttgcaggtcTCTCCTCCTATCAAAGGCGCCTCTCCAAGCCGACATGTAAGGTCTGAGACTCCACATTAGCCATGTCAACGCTGACGTATCACGATTCCAGGTtttggtaaaaataaataagatgctAAAATTTAATGCAAGAATATAGGAAATCTAAAATTTAGTGCAAGAATATAGGAAATCCTATTCAttgtattcaaatattttttctttgaagtTTAAACCCTCAATTAGAaaatatatggaaaaaaaaacatttaatttgattgattcATAGAATCAACATTTTAATGCTTACCAAACCAAATTACATGTCACCTGTGATCCTATTAATTAGGAATTTCAATAAATGTGACCAGTGCAAATATATTTAGAGAGAGCTGAGCTGACTAAAAAGTGGAGGTGTAAGTCAAATGGTTGGTATTTGGGTAGGATGCTAAAATTTCAACTCATCATAACTCAAAGGTTGGTATTTGGGTAGGATGCTAAAATTTCAACTCATCATAACTCAAAGGGAAAACAAATGCTTTGAGCCTAAGGGCTCCCTTCTTCAAATGTCCTTTCTACAAAGGCATCTTCAACACAAATAGAGGAAATCTGTAGCTTTTGTCAAAGTAAACTTGTATTTTAAGTTCAGAATTAAAGGTGTAATGATTATGTATTcagtttaaaaattttaatcgattaaaatttatttaaaagttgaAACTTATTTTCTTGTTACGCCCTTCTTGCCACCCTTGTTTTCCTTTGAAGCATCAGGCTCAAATGTTACtctcaaaattacaaaactttcACCGATATGATATTAAGAGAAgattaatcaaacaaaacaagttTCCCCAGTACATTCATAAAAGATTGGAGTACAAAACAACATAGAACATAAACCCTCCCCAGTTCCCACAATTTATACCCCAATTATGTCAACTATTATGAGAACGttaaagaggaaaagaaaaactcttacaaaaaataataaagaatcaAACTGACTGCCTCAACACTTGACTGATATTGCATTGTACTTGATCAATGATCTATTTTATGCCACAGCAGGCATGTCTTTGAGCCATGGGTCCAGTGGCTTACCAATTGAGTAAACTATGAAGCCAATCTCACGCAACTTATCAGCATCCACAATGTTTCTGCCATCAAAAACAAATGCTGGTTTTTGCATGTTGTCAAATATCTTCTGGTAATCAAGAGTCTTGAACTCATCCCACTCGGTTAGAATGCAAAGGCCATGCGCATCCTTTGTTGCTTCATAGGCATCCCAAACAACACTGACCTTCTTCACAGTAGTAGGACTTGTGGGCTGCAAGTGGATAGGATGATCCCAATCAAACTTGTTCATGGATAGATCCCTCTGGATTTGGTCCTCGGTTACTTGCGGGTCGTATATGCTCAGGTTGGCCTTATCACCTAGTAGCCCCTGGCATACATCAATGGCAGGAGTCTCCCTTGTGTCACCAGTGTCTTTCTTGAAGGCAAATCCCAGAATAGCAATCTTTTTGTTTGAAACTGTGTTGAACATTGATGCAACAACACGGTTCACAAATCGGCTCTTCTGATAATCATTGATCTTGATCACTTGTTTCCAATACTCAGCCACCTCTGGAAGGCCATTGCACTCACAGATGTAAACAAGGTTCAAGATATCCTTCTGGAAGCAGGATCCACCAAAACCAACACTGGCATTGAGAAACTTGGGTCCAATCCTTGAGTCTGTACCAACAGAATAGGACACCTGTTGAACGTTTGCCCCAGTAGCCTCACAAAGTGCTGACATGGCATTGACAGATGAAATCCTTTGTGCTAAGAAGGCATTAGCAGCAAGCTTAGACAGTTCTGCCGACCAAAGATTTGTGGTCAGTATTCTTTCTTCGGGGACCCATTGAGCATAAACATCCTTCAATGTTTGAATAGCTTTTTGGCCCTCTGGGGTTTCCCTGCCTCCAATAAGAACACGGTCTGGGTTAAAGAGATCTTTGATTGCAGTTCCCTCTGCAAGGAATTCAGGGTTTGATAGAATCTGGAATTTGATTCCCTTGCTATTGTGGGTCAGAATCTTCTCTATGGCTTCAGCAGTTTTGACAGGGACTGTGGATTTCTCCACCACAATCTTGTCAGACTTCGAGACATCAGCAATCATGCGAGCTGCACTCTCCCAATATGTCAAATCTGCTGCTTTGCCAGCTCCAAGACCCTGAGTTTTGGTTGGGGTGTTGACAGAGACAAACACTATGTCAGCCTCAAAGACATGCTTTTCAACATCAGTGCTGAAGAAGAGGTTCTTGCCACGGCATTGCTTCACAACACCATCAAGGCCAGGTTCATAGATAGGAAGCTGGTCGCTGTTCCAGGCTGCAATGCGGGATTTAGAGATATCAACAACAGCGACTTCAATGGATGGGCACTTAAGTGCAATGACTGCCATAGTAGGACCCCCCACATATCCAGCACCAATGCAGCAAATCTTCACCATTTTGCTTTTCTAAATAACCTATCCAAATCAGGGTTCAAACAGATCAGTAACAGCACAAGCTTGCAACATAAGCCACTTTGATGCCTTGTATAGACAAGATTAGATTTTGCAAATTGCAACAATTATCATCTAGGAAAACAAGGAAACAGGTAATCATAACTGCTTATGAGTTCAAAGAAATAATACATTACAAACAACATACATTGAGAATAGGCGAATAATTCTACAATATTCCATGCAATTTCATTGGGTTAAAATGGTAGTAGATTCACTTCATTTTGAGACATGAGACATCATACCAAGCACCATCCTTTTGTTCAACCTAGCTTTGAGGATCTAAGACCTGGCCAATCATGGCCAACTGAACTAAATGTTACTATTGCTAAAACAGGGAAGAAACAAGTATGCATTCCCAACATGCTGGAATCAATATCATGTTGAATATTTTACATCAGTAAACAAGAAATCGTATTTAAAGAGGGTGAAAGATCTATATAAAAGACGAAAGTGATGACACTGATGAAACAAACGCGATATAGGAGCTTATAAGAAACCAGATCTAACCACAAGCATGCAAAAGTTGGTGATTTGATGATAAAGCTTCAGCCTTCAGCATGACTATAATTTAACCACTCAGACAAAAGCAGATCCATAGTCAATTTAGCTTCAAAACAAGTTGACAACAAAAACCCACCAACCAAATCCCACAACAacatcgaaattgaacaacaaaacaaCATACGAAAGCGAAAATTGCCACAGATCCGTCTCACTTTCACACAAATCAGAACCAAACCCaccaatcacaaaaaaaaaaaaaacattaataatcagcaaaacaccaccaccacacacaaacaaaaacaaaactttcAAGCCATGAATGTGTGATGCAACAAAAAGCAAAAAGCTGGACATGAGACAcatcaaaaacaagaaatgggAGTGTCAGAACTTTACCTGGGAAGAAGAACGATGAATCCCTTTGACTAagggagagagaaaaatgaaaattgcgtGTTATTATGTGTAAGAAAGAGCGtgacaaagtttatatataGGCAACGAAAATCCACCTTCCCAACGTGCTATTACCAAAATGGGCACGCTTGCGGTCGGTGTTGAGAacctttccattttttttattcgatTAAATATCCATgtcagagaaaaaaatattactaataaaataaatgcgCATAAATAGCATGCAATCATAACTACTGAATGATATCACATGGATCATTTTAGGAAAAATTACTTCTTTTTGAAAgtagatatttaattttaattgaaaaaacgatctaaacctttttttttactgaaaaaatGAACTAAACCTATTATATCCCTTATATATGCAATGTTATTTCTTAAATAAGTTTTCAATGGAGGCAAATTGATATATGTTTgtatcactttattttttaaagttaattgcTTGTTTCTATTAATTCTTTAGAGAAGTATTTTAATCATTAACTTAATTTCTGGAAATGATGAAATTACAGATACCCTGGTATTggtttaaaaattctaattgaGAAGAAATCTTCAGATAAAGtcaataaaaatagtttaaccAATTCAAAGGATCGaattaataagttttaaatcaatttgaatttttgccgaaaaaattcaattttaaatttttgtttatgaaaCAGGGTAAAATTGGAACTTGAAGTGAATTAATAGGGGTGTATTGGGTTGGTTTGGATTGAGTTAAACTCATCATCTAacccaattaaatttgaatggttggtttaaagtttttttaaaaaaaaaagttaaaatttgatCTAAATCAATCCATTTGTAAATAATTTGGATTAAGTTAAGTCAATgagtcaaattttttttttttaaaacgtaatattttttgtaaactaattttttttattaaattagacacaattatttcttattagatttttactaaaaagaaatttttgtgaTAATGTCACACTCCATTCCACTTACTCCTATTTATATATGAGTTTCTATTCACACAATGAGAatgaatttcaaataatttttctatCAAAACCAACGAGACATTATGAAACCTATTCTTTATAAAtagattcaaaatatttataaaaattcatttaaaataacttcaatcaataaaattattgttatgaTCCTAATAGTTAAAGATGTGTTGATACTTACTCAATTCagattataaatatatgtaatcaataatcaataatatttaattttaaaaaaatttaaaaatatatattatatattacatatattaataataataataatttaatataaattaacgaATTAACTAATCGAATCAATATGTCAACaaatttagatattaaaattCATTACCTCACTCAAAACTTAGATTTGATTGGTTTGAGTCTATTTAAATCATTTTGGATCAATTTAAGCTTCTGGGTGATCCGCACCGGCTTACACCCATAGACCCATAGAATTTACAAAATTGATCAATTGACCATGAGCTCATGGTTTTCCTTCTAACGCAACTGGCGGAGAGGAAGTTTACAGCTTATTTGCGCGTTCAACGCGTTTTGCCTCCATTCCTTATTCTGTGAGTGAGTCAACTAGAAGCTGCGCATTGTCATCACCTCTCACGAGAATATATTCAAggttaattatacttttaatgGAAGATAATAATTAACATAAACAGAGAggtttctttttacttttttttttctttcttctttttggttCACGCTTAGATTTGTAGCTAACTTTTCTCTGTCTATTGAGAATATAAGTGAGTGTTTAAGttgtaaattaagaaatttcCGTCGTGGCCACATTCTATTAGTTGTACCACGTGCAAGGGGATGGAAGAAATATGCATCAGATGTAAATAATGTGCGATTCGAGTAAATATTTTGGATTATACAATGGATTATAAAAGGACTATAAGAACTTTAGGTATAAGGTACCAATAGatagtcaaaaataaaaataaaaaagtactaAGTGAGgagggagagaaaaaaatatggatagtcatttttatcttaaaatatatataattcgctaataaatttattcattaaagattaaaattttaaatttagtctctaaaagtgtaaaaaaatacaataaatttatatgGTTGTTAACTTTCATCCATTACCTTCATCCattaccgttaataaaatagtctacgTAATACAGAATGATAAATTTGTCACAAGTTAATTGTCAATGTGGTTATGCTTAATAGATTGAACGAAAATGTTATTAAGTTATCATTATTTGACCtaaatgtcagtaattttttgttggatgaaaatgtgagtaatttttttgaatcaaaATGTTAGTACGTTTCCATTGaaccaaaatgtcaataaattattattattggaccaaaatgtcagtaatttttcattatataaaaaattattgacattttgatACAATGggaaattattgacattttggtcTAATATTGATAACTTACTGATATTTTGGTCCAATGAAAA from Glycine soja cultivar W05 chromosome 8, ASM419377v2, whole genome shotgun sequence includes:
- the LOC114422691 gene encoding UDP-glucose 6-dehydrogenase 1; protein product: MVKICCIGAGYVGGPTMAVIALKCPSIEVAVVDISKSRIAAWNSDQLPIYEPGLDGVVKQCRGKNLFFSTDVEKHVFEADIVFVSVNTPTKTQGLGAGKAADLTYWESAARMIADVSKSDKIVVEKSTVPVKTAEAIEKILTHNSKGIKFQILSNPEFLAEGTAIKDLFNPDRVLIGGRETPEGQKAIQTLKDVYAQWVPEERILTTNLWSAELSKLAANAFLAQRISSVNAMSALCEATGANVQQVSYSVGTDSRIGPKFLNASVGFGGSCFQKDILNLVYICECNGLPEVAEYWKQVIKINDYQKSRFVNRVVASMFNTVSNKKIAILGFAFKKDTGDTRETPAIDVCQGLLGDKANLSIYDPQVTEDQIQRDLSMNKFDWDHPIHLQPTSPTTVKKVSVVWDAYEATKDAHGLCILTEWDEFKTLDYQKIFDNMQKPAFVFDGRNIVDADKLREIGFIVYSIGKPLDPWLKDMPAVA